The following coding sequences lie in one Kribbella sp. NBC_00709 genomic window:
- a CDS encoding Lrp/AsnC family transcriptional regulator, whose product MDELDTALLRMLQNDARRTNRDMAAELKIAPSTCLERIRGLRDRGVISGYHAAVDLKAIDRSTQAIISIKLRPQAMAVATAFQAYVMDLPQTLDMFMVSGGSDFLAHVAVKDTEALRDLVLALAKRQEIADIRSSVVFEHHRRTTVMPLPES is encoded by the coding sequence ATGGACGAACTTGATACGGCGCTGCTGCGGATGCTGCAGAACGATGCCCGCCGGACGAACCGCGACATGGCGGCCGAGCTCAAGATCGCCCCGTCGACCTGCCTGGAGCGGATCCGCGGGCTGCGCGATCGCGGGGTGATCAGCGGGTACCACGCGGCTGTCGACCTGAAGGCGATCGACCGCTCGACCCAGGCGATCATCTCGATCAAGCTCCGGCCGCAGGCGATGGCGGTGGCGACGGCGTTCCAGGCGTACGTGATGGACCTGCCGCAGACGTTGGACATGTTCATGGTGTCGGGCGGGTCGGACTTCCTCGCCCACGTCGCAGTCAAGGACACCGAAGCCCTCCGCGACCTGGTCCTCGCCCTGGCCAAACGCCAGGAAATCGCCGACATCCGCAGCTCGGTCGTCTTCGAACACCACCGGCGAACGACGGTCATGCCGCTGCCAGAGTCCTGA
- a CDS encoding DUF2000 domain-containing protein encodes MLTNKMVVIIATEAPVGVALNTAALLGVGLGRHHDDTVGPDTADASGTPHTGMCAHPIPVLRAPADHLRSLRAEAATRSDITIHDMTQVAQQARTYDQMSTRLSGTKPEDIDYLGLALYGPRPTVDSLTGALPLYR; translated from the coding sequence GTGCTGACGAACAAGATGGTCGTGATCATCGCGACCGAAGCGCCGGTCGGCGTAGCCCTCAACACCGCCGCGCTCCTAGGCGTAGGCCTCGGCCGCCACCACGACGACACCGTCGGCCCAGACACTGCCGACGCCTCCGGCACACCCCACACCGGCATGTGCGCCCACCCGATCCCGGTACTCCGGGCTCCCGCCGACCACCTCCGCTCGCTCCGGGCCGAGGCGGCAACGCGGTCCGACATCACCATCCACGACATGACCCAGGTCGCCCAGCAGGCCCGCACGTACGACCAGATGTCCACCAGGCTGAGCGGCACCAAGCCCGAAGACATCGACTACCTAGGCCTGGCCCTCTACGGCCCCCGGCCCACCGTCGACTCCCTCACGGGCGCCCTCCCGCTCTACCGCTAG
- a CDS encoding alpha/beta fold hydrolase — MRLNYVETGPADAPVVLLGSSLGANQAMWAPQVEVLAQRFRVVAFDHRGHGKSDTPDGPYTIDDLGRDVVELLDTLEIEQASYVGISLGGSVGLWLAQNAPGRFHRFAVICPPTNPADNAQMWTDRAAQVRAEGTQAIADATLGRWFLPGFTGIEPVRQMLLDCSDEGYAACCEALGSTNLLPGLSTITAPVLVITADSDTSIPPETVVPAAGQIPGAHLEIIENAAHLVTYSHPHLINPLLLAHLG, encoded by the coding sequence ATGCGACTCAATTACGTGGAGACCGGTCCGGCCGACGCGCCTGTGGTGCTGCTCGGGTCGTCGCTCGGTGCCAACCAGGCGATGTGGGCGCCGCAGGTCGAGGTGCTGGCGCAGCGGTTCCGGGTGGTGGCGTTCGATCATCGCGGCCACGGGAAGTCCGACACACCGGACGGGCCCTACACGATCGACGACCTGGGTCGCGACGTCGTGGAGTTGCTGGACACGCTCGAGATCGAGCAGGCGTCGTACGTCGGGATCTCGCTGGGCGGATCCGTAGGCCTCTGGCTGGCGCAGAACGCACCCGGCCGATTCCACCGTTTCGCCGTGATCTGCCCGCCGACCAACCCGGCGGACAACGCGCAGATGTGGACGGACCGCGCCGCGCAGGTCCGCGCCGAAGGCACCCAGGCGATCGCCGACGCGACCCTCGGCCGATGGTTCCTTCCCGGGTTCACCGGCATCGAGCCGGTCCGTCAGATGCTGCTCGACTGCTCCGACGAGGGGTACGCGGCCTGCTGCGAAGCGCTCGGCTCGACCAATCTCCTCCCAGGCCTGTCGACCATCACCGCCCCGGTCCTCGTCATCACGGCCGACTCCGACACCTCGATCCCGCCGGAAACCGTCGTACCCGCGGCCGGCCAGATCCCCGGCGCCCACCTCGAAATCATCGAGAACGCCGCCCACCTCGTCACCTATTCGCACCCCCACCTCATCAACCCCCTACTCCTCGCCCACCTCGGCTGA